The following DNA comes from Kluyveromyces lactis strain NRRL Y-1140 chromosome E complete sequence.
GAATTATTTTAGGATAAATCTAGTTTTATCTAACTTTAGTATATGCAGTTTGAAGTGGAATGCTATCTACCAAGCTTATATATAGGTCTATCGTTTTTGAGGCTTTTGACATATTCTTGtctgtctttctttttctatcGGTTGCCTCATTACCGTgcataaaaaaaaactgataGTGAAATACTAACTGGTTACCATAGAAGCTTAATATACTTTACCCAATACAATGCACTGCGAGCTGGATATTTCTAGCTATTTGAAACTGGACGACCTGCAAGAATGTGGAGTTAACATGGAATGGCATGGTGAATTGGCACTTTCTGATCTCGAAGATGATGTAAGCCTTGATTTTCATGAGAAGCATGTTATCAGTCGACACGATTTACAGCCAAGGTCCATCCATATGCCGTCGATGATCCATACTCAGCCTGTCCATTTGATTCACGTTcacaatttgaaatttttaCAGACgagttttgaagaagaagatgaacaGAGAAttatttgttcttcttctacacCACCTTCACTGGCTGACACAAGACACAGTTCTGTTTTCTCTTCTACAAGAAGTATCAACGTGTTACTGGAAGAAGACGAGCAAGATTTGGACAATGACTTGCAGTGCATGGCTCCagtgaagaaaaaacagCAACGTGCATTGGTGGCACCCATCATGTTctcctcttcatcttcaaagaaagattcGGTCGTTTCGGAAAAGGATCAGTTTGTTTACACGCTAACTAACAAGTTACTACCTTATTTTGGGTATTTCTTGGCTGATTCTAACGATTTGGATTATTTCGATAAGATTAGattccaagaaattgattaCAAGTTCTCCAAGACGTATTTTTGATGGAACAATCCTCATCCTTTTATCCAGATATTATTTTTCCCCCTTTGCTATAGACTGCCTGTATGATACACCTGcatatttttttccttcttcatcatatttcttACATTCATTCCTTTCTAATTCTCTacttcatttcaaattaccttccatttttttttttactttgTTTCTGTGGGTGCGGACACAAGGTGACCATGTTTAGTCAACCTTACAGGTCCCATAAACACttcaaaaaagaacattCACTTCTCAATTGCAGTTTACAATCGACTTTTTTGAACATTCATTCTCAACAATGTCTGACTCTTTTCAACACATTAAAGACACTCACTCGCCTGTAATGTTTGTTTCCtctgttgttttctgtcaatttttttaattAATTCACACTTTTACTCTGAAAAAACAGGACAAAGTATTATGCTTCGTCAATAAGATgcacttttttctttggtttccCTTGTTACTTTTCCATATCTTTAATTCTTACCATCGCatattctttcaagttCGTTAACATCGGAAATCGATACTGTCCGCAACATGCACATCTAATTCTTCTGTAAATCATGTATTCTCATTAGCTACACATTTAACCCATATTATACATTCCGTCCAAACAAGCTGAGTCGCTGTCCGCTGTCCGGTGACAGATATTCATTAGAAATGTTTGTCATTGAATACGACAATAATTTACCCGGATATGCGTCGATTTAACAGCATCATTTTGGTAAATCTTAGCATTGAGAGTTAACTATTAGTTGATTTCTAtatgagaagaagaactatCTTCCTGTTAAGATACCTTTTGGGTTGCGCAGCCTTCCAAACTTTCCAAGCATTTATTGATAAATCTTCTACCAGTCCACGAACGACATATAGAAACGAATCGTTATGAGCAGTGAGGATGAAGACGATAAGTTTCTATACAGCGATGAGGAGGATTCTAACGTAGTCGCAAAGCAAGAGGGTCCTGCAttgaaaagacaaaagGTCGAAGAAACACCCAAGATACTAGCTCATGATGTACCGGAAGGTAATACGAATGAGGTAGAGAGTGAGGCCTCCAATCAGGATAGTTCATCAGATGAGGATGACAGCAGTGACTCAGATTCAGATGTTGAGATTATCATCGGAACTGGTAACGATACCTCTAAGATAGATTCTGGTAAGTCCCAGATATCTGCTATAACAGACAC
Coding sequences within:
- the IME1 gene encoding transcription factor IME1 (similar to uniprot|P21190 Saccharomyces cerevisiae YJR094C IME1 Master regulator of meiosis that is active only during meiotic events, activates transcription of early meiotic genes through interaction with Ume6p, degraded by the 26S proteasome following phosphorylation by Ime2p), whose translation is MHCELDISSYLKLDDLQECGVNMEWHGELALSDLEDDVSLDFHEKHVISRHDLQPRSIHMPSMIHTQPVHLIHVHNLKFLQTSFEEEDEQRIICSSSTPPSLADTRHSSVFSSTRSINVLLEEDEQDLDNDLQCMAPVKKKQQRALVAPIMFSSSSSKKDSVVSEKDQFVYTLTNKLLPYFGYFLADSNDLDYFDKIRFQEIDYKFSKTYF